The proteins below come from a single Piscinibacter gummiphilus genomic window:
- the modC gene encoding molybdenum ABC transporter ATP-binding protein, translating to MIDLALRLARGEFSLDVALQLPSRGVSAVFGPSGCGKTTLLRALAGLERADGHVIVGDEYWQDDRRGLFVPTHRRPIGYVIQEAALFPHLSVQGNLDYGLRRSGQAGSREALAQAVDLLGIGALMARGTATLSGGERQRVAIARALATQPRLLLMDEPLAALDAERKADILPYLERLHTTLAMPIVYVTHAMDEVARLADHLVLLREGRALAAGPTHELLSRADLPLARRDDAGVVIEARVEEHDDRYRMMRIGAAGASLWVGGSHAALGETVRAAVLARDVSVTREPAQQTSILNVLPVTLESLHADGGTVMLRLRVTATSSSASTSEAPVYLLARITHKSCDALALKAGDALWAQVKGVALMSAGG from the coding sequence GTGATCGACCTCGCGCTCCGCCTCGCCCGCGGCGAGTTTTCGCTCGACGTGGCGCTGCAACTGCCGTCGCGCGGCGTGAGTGCCGTGTTCGGCCCCTCCGGCTGCGGCAAGACGACGCTGCTGCGCGCCCTGGCCGGGCTGGAACGCGCCGACGGCCATGTGATCGTGGGCGACGAGTACTGGCAGGACGATCGCCGAGGCCTCTTCGTGCCCACGCACCGTCGCCCGATTGGCTATGTGATCCAGGAGGCGGCGCTCTTCCCTCACCTCAGCGTGCAGGGCAATCTCGACTACGGCCTGCGCCGCAGCGGCCAGGCCGGCTCACGCGAGGCGCTTGCGCAGGCTGTCGACCTGCTGGGCATTGGTGCCCTCATGGCGCGTGGCACCGCCACCCTGTCAGGCGGCGAGCGCCAGCGTGTCGCGATTGCGCGCGCACTGGCCACCCAGCCGCGCCTGCTGCTGATGGACGAGCCGCTGGCCGCGCTCGACGCCGAGCGCAAGGCCGACATCCTCCCGTACCTGGAGCGCCTGCACACAACGCTCGCCATGCCCATCGTCTACGTAACCCACGCGATGGACGAAGTGGCCCGCCTCGCCGACCACCTCGTGCTGCTGCGCGAGGGGCGGGCGCTGGCAGCCGGGCCGACGCACGAGCTGCTGTCGCGTGCCGACCTGCCCCTGGCTCGGCGCGACGATGCGGGCGTGGTGATCGAGGCGCGTGTGGAGGAGCACGACGACCGCTACCGGATGATGCGCATCGGCGCGGCGGGGGCTTCACTGTGGGTCGGCGGCTCGCACGCGGCGTTGGGTGAAACCGTGCGCGCTGCCGTGCTCGCGCGAGACGTGAGCGTGACGCGCGAACCGGCGCAGCAGACCAGCATCCTCAACGTGCTGCCGGTCACGCTGGAGTCCTTGCATGCCGATGGTGGAACCGTGATGCTGCGGCTGCGCGTGACCGCGACGTCCTCGTCCGCGTCAACCTCCGAGGCGCCGGTCTACTTGCTGGCGCGCATCACGCACAAGAGCTGCGACGCGCTGGCGCTGAAAGCTGGCGACGCGCTGTGGGCGCAGGTGAAGGGTGTGGCGCTGATGTCAGCTGGCGGCTGA
- the modB gene encoding molybdate ABC transporter permease subunit has protein sequence MTAADWSAIRLTAELAAVTTVLLLVLGTPVAWWLARTRSRSKPVWAALVAMPLVLPPSVLGFYLLLLMGPQGPVGQLTQALGIGRLPFTFAGLVVASVLYSMPFVVQPLQQAFEAVPERALEAAATLRAGPWDRFFTVALPLARPGFITASVLGFAHTVGEFGVVLMMGGNIPGQTRVMSVAIYDHVEAAEYADAHRLAAAMVAFALTVLVTLYWVKRPRGADAGAAR, from the coding sequence ATGACCGCCGCCGACTGGAGCGCGATCCGGCTGACGGCCGAGCTGGCGGCCGTCACGACCGTGCTGCTGCTGGTGCTGGGCACGCCCGTGGCGTGGTGGCTGGCACGCACACGCTCGCGCAGCAAGCCGGTGTGGGCCGCGCTGGTGGCGATGCCGCTGGTGCTGCCGCCCTCGGTGCTGGGCTTCTATCTGCTGCTGCTGATGGGCCCGCAGGGGCCGGTGGGGCAGCTCACGCAGGCGCTGGGAATCGGCCGGCTTCCCTTCACCTTCGCCGGGCTGGTGGTGGCCTCGGTGCTGTACTCGATGCCCTTCGTCGTGCAGCCGCTGCAACAGGCCTTCGAAGCCGTGCCCGAGCGTGCGCTCGAGGCAGCCGCCACGCTGCGCGCCGGGCCGTGGGATCGTTTCTTCACCGTGGCGCTGCCGCTGGCGAGGCCCGGCTTCATCACTGCCAGCGTGCTCGGTTTTGCGCACACGGTCGGTGAGTTTGGCGTGGTGCTGATGATGGGCGGCAACATCCCTGGCCAGACGCGGGTGATGTCGGTCGCCATCTACGACCATGTGGAAGCGGCCGAATACGCCGACGCCCACCGACTGGCCGCCGCGATGGTGGCCTTCGCGCTCACGGTGCTGGTGACGCTCTATTGGGTGAAGCGGCCGCGCGGCGCAGATGCGGGAGCGGCACGGTGA
- the modA gene encoding molybdate ABC transporter substrate-binding protein, which produces MKKMTWRLAMLLACVLPTVANAGEVSVAVAANFSGPMAKLAEGFRASSGHTLKLTSGATGRFYSQILAGAPFDVLLAADDDTPRRLVNEGHAVAGTQFTYAVGQLVLWSALPGVVDEQGAVLKTARYKHLAIANPKLAPYGRAAQETLAAQGAGEAVAGRIVTAESIAQAFQFVVSGNAEIGFVALSQVKVPGKPVQGSYWLVPPSLHGEIRQDAVLLKRAKGSAAAQALLAYLRSADAKALIQGYGYR; this is translated from the coding sequence ATGAAGAAGATGACCTGGCGTCTCGCGATGCTCTTGGCGTGTGTGTTGCCAACGGTGGCGAATGCTGGCGAGGTGTCGGTCGCCGTGGCCGCCAACTTTTCCGGCCCGATGGCGAAGCTCGCCGAAGGGTTCCGCGCCAGCAGCGGCCACACGCTCAAGCTCACGAGCGGTGCCACAGGCAGGTTCTACAGCCAGATCCTGGCAGGCGCGCCCTTCGATGTGCTGCTCGCGGCCGACGATGACACGCCGCGCCGGCTGGTGAACGAGGGCCACGCCGTGGCGGGCACGCAGTTCACCTATGCCGTTGGGCAGCTGGTGCTGTGGAGCGCGCTGCCCGGTGTGGTGGATGAGCAGGGCGCGGTGTTGAAGACGGCGCGCTACAAGCACCTGGCCATCGCCAACCCCAAGCTCGCACCGTATGGCAGGGCGGCCCAGGAAACCTTGGCTGCGCAGGGGGCGGGTGAGGCTGTCGCCGGCCGCATCGTCACCGCCGAAAGCATTGCGCAAGCCTTTCAGTTCGTCGTAAGCGGCAATGCCGAGATCGGCTTCGTGGCGCTGTCGCAGGTGAAGGTGCCGGGCAAGCCGGTGCAGGGCTCGTACTGGCTGGTACCGCCGTCCTTGCACGGCGAGATCCGGCAGGACGCCGTGCTGCTCAAGCGCGCCAAGGGCAGCGCTGCGGCGCAGGCCCTGCTCGCCTATCTGCGCAGCGCCGACGCCAAGGCGCTGATCCAGGGCTACGGCTACCGATGA
- a CDS encoding TOBE domain-containing protein produces MTRPSAPPRLTGQLDIRTDAGAYLGDTRVRLLEAIGEHGSITQAAKQVPLSYKAAWDAVDAMNNLAEQPLVERSTGGKAGGGTRLTEHGRRVVALYRAMQAESQRGLDRAAALLAHMPEGDAASFERLLRRLALRSSARNQFAGSVSALRVGPVDVEVVIRLDERLSLAAVVTQESAGLLGLAVGSEVVAMVKASSVMLVADDTLRISARNRFWGTVSRIVDGPVNAEVTLDLGHGRSAVAVVTAESVRTMGLAEGVRAGAVFKVSSVILAVID; encoded by the coding sequence ATGACACGCCCATCCGCCCCACCACGCCTCACCGGCCAGCTCGACATCCGCACCGACGCGGGCGCCTACCTTGGCGACACGCGCGTGCGCCTGCTCGAAGCCATCGGCGAACATGGCTCCATCACACAGGCGGCCAAGCAGGTGCCGCTGTCGTACAAGGCCGCGTGGGACGCGGTCGACGCGATGAACAACCTCGCCGAGCAGCCCCTGGTCGAGCGCAGCACCGGGGGCAAGGCGGGCGGTGGCACCCGCCTCACCGAACACGGGCGGCGCGTGGTCGCGCTCTACCGGGCGATGCAGGCCGAGTCGCAACGCGGGCTGGACCGGGCGGCGGCGCTGCTCGCGCACATGCCCGAAGGCGACGCCGCCAGCTTCGAACGCCTGCTGCGCCGCCTGGCCTTGCGCAGCAGTGCCCGCAACCAGTTCGCCGGCAGCGTGAGTGCGCTGCGCGTTGGGCCGGTGGACGTGGAGGTGGTGATCCGCCTCGACGAGCGCCTGTCGCTCGCTGCGGTCGTGACACAGGAGTCTGCGGGGTTGCTGGGCCTGGCTGTCGGAAGCGAGGTGGTGGCGATGGTCAAGGCCTCGTCGGTGATGCTGGTGGCCGACGACACCTTGCGCATCAGCGCCCGCAATCGTTTCTGGGGCACGGTCTCGCGCATCGTCGACGGGCCGGTGAACGCCGAGGTGACGCTCGATCTCGGCCACGGCCGCAGCGCCGTGGCGGTGGTCACGGCCGAGTCGGTGCGCACGATGGGCTTGGCCGAGGGCGTGCGCGCCGGGGCGGTGTTCAAGGTGTCGAGCGTGATCCTGGCGGTGATCGATTGA
- a CDS encoding hybrid sensor histidine kinase/response regulator: MPVAPSPEKSAPMGEVQAGGTGFDPATRTMLDNQASAERVSDLYAYLPITTVAMVVGVIVTVAQYWSLVPRAGMVAWLIGLGALGAARSYMYRGFKKRRSNEREALLRWYQAWRATTLVAGCLWGTAAWFFYPYGGAAEQLTLILTIYSYCMAGMQILSPQHNTFFEFCALCLTPLVVRVALPGDTPNLMLAAYLVVIFGITIMLARLYRKNNENLVQIKVRLDQLTVQLRAEKAAAEAARQEAEVANRAKTQFFAAASHDLRQPLHAMGLFAEALRQRSHDEEVTQLVASINGSVDALEGLFSELLDITRIDTGGVDVTPEHFNVGDIFRKLRLHFEPVAFEKGLALRFRGAQHNLHADPVLVERILRNLVSNAIRYTNDGTVLVSCRRRNGQLLLQVWDTGVGIREREQEHIFEEFYQVPYSESLTPQQRKGLGLGLAIVKRLAGLMQSPLTLRSVPGRGSVFSFTLPTGKAPRAREPSGVRSKLPIGLTLDHRFIVVVEDEPAVRGGLEVLLRGWGARVASFETAQESRAWALNADPIGERPDLLIVDYRLEQGHTGIEVIQALRARFGQAMPAIMVTGSTMTQHDGEAAEHDFHLLIKPVVPNKLRAMIGFKLGVRAGG, translated from the coding sequence ATGCCAGTCGCCCCCAGCCCGGAAAAGTCGGCGCCGATGGGCGAGGTGCAGGCCGGCGGCACGGGGTTCGACCCCGCCACCCGCACGATGCTCGACAACCAGGCCTCGGCCGAGCGCGTGAGCGACCTCTACGCCTACCTGCCCATCACCACCGTGGCGATGGTGGTGGGGGTGATCGTCACCGTCGCGCAGTACTGGTCGCTCGTGCCGAGGGCGGGCATGGTGGCCTGGCTCATCGGGCTGGGGGCCCTGGGCGCCGCGCGTTCGTACATGTACCGCGGCTTCAAGAAGCGCCGCAGCAATGAACGCGAAGCACTGCTGCGCTGGTACCAGGCCTGGCGTGCCACCACGCTCGTGGCGGGCTGCCTGTGGGGCACGGCCGCCTGGTTCTTCTACCCCTATGGCGGCGCGGCCGAGCAGCTGACGCTCATCCTCACCATCTACAGCTACTGCATGGCGGGCATGCAGATCCTCTCGCCGCAGCACAACACCTTCTTCGAGTTCTGCGCCTTGTGCCTCACCCCGCTGGTGGTGCGGGTGGCGCTGCCCGGCGACACGCCCAACCTCATGCTGGCTGCCTACCTGGTCGTGATCTTCGGCATCACGATCATGCTGGCGCGCCTCTACCGCAAGAACAACGAAAACCTGGTGCAGATCAAGGTGCGCCTCGACCAGCTCACCGTCCAGCTGCGCGCCGAAAAAGCCGCAGCCGAGGCCGCGCGGCAGGAGGCTGAGGTGGCCAACCGCGCGAAGACCCAGTTCTTCGCCGCCGCGAGCCACGACCTGCGCCAGCCGCTGCATGCGATGGGCCTCTTCGCCGAAGCCTTGCGCCAGCGCAGCCACGACGAAGAAGTGACTCAGCTCGTGGCCAGCATCAACGGCTCGGTCGACGCGCTCGAAGGGCTCTTTTCCGAACTGCTCGACATCACCCGCATCGACACCGGCGGCGTCGACGTCACGCCCGAGCATTTCAACGTGGGCGACATCTTCCGCAAGCTGCGCCTGCACTTCGAGCCGGTGGCCTTCGAGAAGGGCCTGGCGCTGCGCTTCCGTGGGGCGCAGCACAACCTGCATGCCGACCCGGTGCTCGTCGAGCGCATCCTGCGCAACCTCGTCTCGAACGCGATCCGCTACACCAACGACGGCACGGTGCTCGTGAGCTGCCGCCGCCGCAACGGCCAGTTGCTGCTGCAGGTGTGGGACACCGGCGTGGGCATCCGCGAGCGCGAGCAGGAGCACATCTTCGAAGAGTTCTACCAGGTGCCCTACAGCGAATCGCTCACCCCGCAGCAGCGCAAAGGCCTGGGCCTGGGGCTTGCGATCGTGAAGCGCCTGGCGGGGCTCATGCAGTCGCCACTGACGCTGCGCTCGGTGCCCGGGCGTGGGTCGGTTTTTTCGTTCACGCTGCCGACGGGCAAGGCGCCGCGTGCGCGTGAGCCGAGCGGCGTGCGCAGCAAGCTGCCCATCGGCCTCACGCTCGACCACCGCTTCATCGTGGTGGTGGAAGACGAGCCGGCGGTGCGCGGTGGGCTGGAAGTCCTGCTGCGCGGCTGGGGCGCCCGCGTGGCGTCGTTCGAGACGGCCCAGGAAAGCCGCGCCTGGGCGCTCAACGCCGACCCCATCGGCGAGCGCCCCGATCTGCTGATCGTCGACTACCGCCTGGAGCAGGGCCACACCGGCATCGAGGTGATCCAGGCGCTGCGGGCGCGATTCGGCCAGGCCATGCCGGCCATCATGGTCACCGGCTCGACCATGACCCAGCACGACGGCGAAGCGGCCGAGCACGACTTCCACTTGCTCATCAAGCCGGTGGTGCCCAACAAGCTGCGGGCCATGATCGGCTTCAAGCTGGGCGTGCGCGCGGGCGGCTGA
- a CDS encoding response regulator transcription factor, translated as MKVLLVDDHPLILSALQTVIKGLGDHVNVVGAGSGRAAREALQRDDDFDLVLLDLQLGDENGFDLLTEFRSGYPALPVVVVSASDRVSDVIRSIDLGAMGFVPKRATNETLFEALHVVMSGGIYVPTMSMSSESAVTGRRSTDAAPTAPGPLHVVNKEASDGSFQKQPSLASLGLTPRQTDVLALLLKGHPNKLIARELGLSVETVKDHVAAVLRALNVSSRTQAVLAVSQMIQQHGDFSVLRNGQTT; from the coding sequence ATGAAGGTGCTGCTGGTCGATGACCACCCGCTGATCCTGTCGGCGCTGCAAACGGTCATCAAGGGCCTGGGCGACCACGTCAACGTGGTCGGTGCCGGCAGCGGCCGCGCGGCGCGCGAAGCGCTGCAGCGAGACGACGATTTCGACCTCGTGCTGCTCGACCTGCAGCTGGGCGACGAAAACGGCTTCGACCTCCTCACCGAGTTCCGCTCCGGCTACCCGGCCCTGCCGGTGGTGGTGGTGTCGGCCTCCGACCGCGTGAGCGACGTGATCCGCTCCATCGACCTCGGCGCTATGGGCTTCGTGCCCAAGCGCGCCACCAACGAGACCCTTTTCGAGGCACTGCATGTGGTGATGTCGGGCGGCATCTACGTGCCGACGATGAGCATGTCGAGTGAGTCGGCCGTCACCGGCCGGCGCAGCACCGACGCCGCACCCACCGCGCCCGGCCCGCTGCACGTGGTCAACAAGGAGGCGAGCGACGGCAGCTTCCAGAAGCAACCGAGCCTGGCCTCTCTCGGGCTCACGCCGCGACAGACCGACGTGCTGGCCCTGCTGCTCAAGGGCCACCCCAACAAGCTGATCGCGCGCGAGCTTGGCCTCTCGGTCGAGACGGTGAAAGACCACGTCGCCGCAGTGCTGCGCGCGCTCAACGTGAGCTCTCGCACCCAGGCCGTGCTGGCGGTGAGCCAGATGATCCAGCAGCACGGCGACTTCTCCGTGCTGCGCAACGGCCAGACCACCTGA
- a CDS encoding MaoC family dehydratase → MRTFEKISDLQPLVGQELGVSEWMTITQEQINKFAEATGDHQWIHLDVERAKSGPFGTTIAHGFLTLSLLPEMTAKAFRVNETRMGVNYGLNKVRFPSPVPAGSKVRGRFKLIEYIPLDGGAQMTVECTMEREGSDKPVCVAESLARRYA, encoded by the coding sequence ATGAGAACGTTCGAGAAGATCTCTGACCTGCAACCCCTCGTCGGCCAGGAGCTGGGCGTGAGCGAGTGGATGACGATCACGCAGGAGCAGATCAACAAGTTCGCCGAAGCGACCGGCGACCACCAGTGGATCCACCTCGATGTCGAACGCGCCAAGAGCGGCCCCTTCGGCACGACCATCGCGCACGGCTTCCTCACGTTGAGCCTGCTGCCCGAGATGACGGCCAAGGCCTTCCGCGTCAACGAGACGCGCATGGGCGTCAACTACGGGCTGAACAAGGTCCGCTTTCCGTCGCCCGTGCCGGCCGGCAGCAAGGTGCGCGGCCGCTTCAAGCTCATCGAATACATCCCGCTCGATGGCGGGGCACAGATGACGGTTGAATGCACGATGGAGCGCGAAGGCTCCGACAAGCCGGTCTGCGTGGCCGAATCGCTGGCCCGGCGCTATGCGTGA
- a CDS encoding ParA family protein, which yields MPVIVVANPKGGVGKSTLSTNIAGLLAHQGHAVMLGDVDRQQSARTWLKLRPEGLPQIAGWDVAQDEIVRPPKGTTHVVLDTPAGLHGKRLEQVLKIADKIVVPLQPSIFDIHATHDFIRELLKSRRSDKVEVGVIGMRIREGTISADQLRSFLGTLETPVVAFLRDTQNYVHLAARGLTLWDVAPSRVERDLEQWQPLITWINA from the coding sequence ATGCCGGTGATCGTGGTCGCCAATCCGAAAGGTGGCGTGGGCAAGAGCACCTTGTCCACCAACATCGCGGGGCTGCTGGCCCATCAGGGGCATGCGGTGATGCTGGGCGACGTGGACCGGCAGCAGTCGGCCCGCACCTGGCTCAAGCTCCGGCCCGAGGGTTTGCCCCAGATCGCGGGCTGGGATGTAGCCCAAGACGAGATCGTGCGCCCGCCCAAGGGCACGACGCACGTGGTGCTCGACACCCCCGCAGGCCTGCATGGGAAAAGGCTGGAGCAGGTGCTGAAGATCGCCGACAAGATCGTCGTGCCGCTGCAGCCCAGCATCTTCGACATCCACGCCACGCACGACTTCATCCGCGAGTTGTTGAAGAGCCGCCGCAGCGACAAGGTCGAGGTCGGCGTGATCGGCATGCGCATCCGCGAGGGCACGATCTCGGCCGACCAGCTGCGCAGCTTCCTTGGCACCTTGGAGACGCCTGTCGTCGCCTTCCTGCGCGACACTCAAAATTACGTTCACCTCGCCGCACGTGGCCTCACGTTGTGGGATGTGGCGCCCAGCCGGGTCGAGCGCGACCTGGAGCAATGGCAACCCCTCATCACCTGGATCAATGCATGA
- a CDS encoding NAD(P)H-dependent oxidoreductase gives MADATDILVISAHPQMELSRVNRRLHEAAGAAPRAQVRDLYALYPDYLIDVAAEQAALAVAPLVVWLHPIHWYHMPPLMKLWVDEVFAYGWAYGPGGTALQGKDLWLVTSTGGPEDSYHPTGYNRYHFDAFLPPYEQTASLCGMRFLPPMVLHGAHRTSPRELDHQADMLVDRLASYPNWPELEGLEQCLACEVPPSARPAAVAPLPLERV, from the coding sequence ATGGCCGATGCGACAGACATCCTCGTGATCAGCGCCCACCCGCAAATGGAGCTGTCGCGCGTGAACCGGCGCCTGCACGAGGCCGCCGGCGCGGCGCCGCGTGCCCAGGTGCGCGACCTCTATGCGCTCTACCCCGACTACCTGATCGACGTCGCCGCCGAGCAGGCCGCGCTCGCCGTGGCGCCGCTCGTGGTGTGGCTGCACCCGATCCACTGGTACCACATGCCCCCGCTGATGAAGCTGTGGGTCGACGAGGTCTTCGCCTATGGCTGGGCCTACGGGCCGGGCGGCACCGCCCTGCAGGGCAAGGACCTCTGGCTCGTCACGAGCACCGGCGGGCCTGAAGACTCTTACCACCCCACCGGCTACAACCGCTACCACTTCGACGCCTTCCTGCCGCCCTACGAACAGACCGCCTCGCTGTGCGGCATGCGCTTCCTGCCGCCGATGGTGCTGCACGGCGCCCACCGCACCAGCCCCCGCGAGCTGGACCACCAGGCCGACATGCTCGTCGACCGCCTCGCGAGCTACCCCAATTGGCCCGAACTCGAAGGGCTGGAGCAATGCCTCGCCTGCGAGGTGCCGCCCTCGGCGCGCCCCGCGGCCGTCGCACCCCTGCCTCTGGAGCGCGTCTGA
- the kefC gene encoding glutathione-regulated potassium-efflux system protein KefC, whose product MEHGGWLTGSLIYLAAAVLAVPLAKKLGLGSIIGYLAAGIAIGPWGLRLVTDPQDMLHFAEFGVVLMLFLVGLELEPRRLWSLRKPIFGWGSVQLFGSTVLLLAVGVAAGVTWQIALVAALGLAMSSTAIGLGVLAERNLMATTGGQSLLSVALLQDIAAIPILALVPLLAASTGQSDGNAWLGALKAVGVIATIVLGGRLLLRPALRWIARSDTPEIFTAASLLLVVATAALMQAVGLSMALGAFLAGVLLAESEYRRELETDIEPFKGLLLGLFFIAVGMSIDFMVVMKQPFLIAGMVLAFLALKAAVLWGMGRAMPLPKPERPVFIILLAQGGEFGFVVFQTAAQAGVIDAPTSSLLVAAVAISMLLTPLLLVAADKWWIPLLAQHKQLQMEEIHEPQHAPVIIAGFGRYGQIVGRLIFANGIAATVLDHDAEQVEGVRRFGWPAFYGDATRLDLMRTAGADKAHVLVIAIDDVEQSLKVADMAREHFPHLHIVARARNVTHYYGLRERGVTLIERETLDSALMSGRSVLELLGWQPHQARNLALRFRKHSIELLEEMRLHQENEDQLIAVAKQGRQQLEQLWAKEREEAQTRKRTGSWNPDASTTPGEGITP is encoded by the coding sequence ATGGAACACGGCGGTTGGCTCACCGGCAGCCTGATCTACCTCGCGGCCGCGGTACTCGCGGTGCCACTGGCAAAGAAACTCGGGCTCGGGTCCATCATCGGCTACCTCGCAGCCGGCATCGCGATCGGGCCCTGGGGACTGCGCCTGGTGACAGACCCGCAGGACATGCTGCACTTCGCCGAGTTCGGCGTGGTGCTGATGCTGTTCCTCGTCGGCCTGGAGCTGGAGCCGCGCCGGCTGTGGTCCTTGCGCAAGCCGATCTTCGGCTGGGGCAGCGTGCAGCTCTTCGGTTCCACCGTGCTGCTGCTCGCGGTGGGCGTGGCCGCCGGCGTCACGTGGCAGATCGCGCTGGTGGCGGCGCTCGGCCTCGCCATGTCGTCGACCGCCATCGGCCTGGGTGTGCTGGCCGAGCGCAACCTGATGGCCACCACCGGCGGGCAGAGCCTCCTGAGCGTGGCGCTACTGCAGGACATCGCGGCCATTCCCATCCTCGCGCTGGTGCCACTGCTGGCGGCGAGCACGGGCCAATCCGACGGCAACGCCTGGCTCGGCGCGCTCAAGGCGGTGGGCGTGATCGCCACCATCGTGCTCGGCGGCCGCCTGCTGCTGCGCCCCGCACTGCGCTGGATCGCCCGCAGCGACACACCCGAAATCTTCACCGCCGCCTCGCTGCTGCTGGTGGTGGCCACCGCGGCGCTGATGCAGGCGGTCGGCCTGTCGATGGCGCTCGGCGCCTTCCTGGCCGGTGTGCTGCTCGCCGAGAGCGAATACCGCCGCGAGCTGGAAACCGACATCGAGCCCTTCAAGGGCCTCTTGCTCGGCCTCTTCTTCATTGCCGTCGGCATGAGCATCGACTTCATGGTGGTGATGAAGCAGCCGTTCCTTATCGCCGGCATGGTGCTCGCATTCCTCGCGCTCAAGGCCGCCGTGCTGTGGGGCATGGGCCGCGCGATGCCACTGCCCAAGCCGGAGCGGCCGGTGTTCATCATCCTGCTGGCGCAAGGCGGCGAGTTCGGCTTCGTGGTGTTCCAGACCGCCGCGCAGGCCGGTGTGATCGACGCGCCCACCTCCTCGCTGCTCGTGGCCGCGGTGGCGATCTCGATGCTGCTCACGCCGCTCTTGCTGGTGGCCGCCGACAAGTGGTGGATCCCGCTGCTTGCGCAGCACAAGCAGCTGCAGATGGAAGAGATCCACGAGCCTCAGCACGCGCCAGTGATCATCGCGGGCTTCGGCCGCTACGGCCAGATCGTGGGCCGCCTCATCTTCGCCAACGGCATCGCCGCCACGGTGCTCGACCACGACGCCGAGCAGGTCGAAGGCGTGCGCCGCTTCGGCTGGCCCGCCTTCTATGGCGACGCGACCCGGCTCGACCTGATGCGCACTGCCGGGGCCGACAAGGCGCATGTGCTGGTGATCGCCATCGACGACGTGGAGCAAAGCCTCAAGGTTGCCGACATGGCCCGCGAGCACTTCCCGCATCTGCACATCGTGGCCCGCGCCCGCAACGTGACGCACTACTACGGCCTGCGTGAGCGCGGCGTCACGCTGATCGAACGCGAGACGCTCGATTCGGCGCTGATGAGCGGGCGCAGCGTGCTGGAGCTGCTGGGCTGGCAGCCGCACCAGGCGCGCAACCTCGCGCTGCGCTTCCGCAAGCACAGCATCGAGCTGCTCGAAGAGATGCGCCTGCACCAGGAAAACGAAGACCAGCTCATCGCCGTGGCCAAACAGGGGCGCCAACAATTGGAGCAACTCTGGGCCAAGGAGCGCGAAGAGGCGCAGACGCGCAAGCGCACCGGCAGCTGGAACCCGGACGCGTCGACGACGCCCGGCGAAGGAATCACCCCATGA
- a CDS encoding succinylglutamate desuccinylase/aspartoacylase family protein, with the protein MNQNTLRTHSFRALQPGKRLIVLGAVHGNETCGTRAIERILPELDSGALKIVRGSVTFVPVTNPLAYSKGQRAGDRNLNRNLRPNAQPQDYEDRIANALCPLLAEHEVLLDLHSFHTSGEPFAMIGPADNNGPLEPFSHAAEEEALALRLGPRRIVEGWLDTYAAGVKNRLQRSAPSQRAQMLSTDPSYGVGTTEYMRTQGGYAITLECGQHQDPKAPEVGYRAIRATLAQLGLVDEAPPPARTDIEFLRLAEVTDLHDPGDRFAKAWASYDPLRAGELIGSRADGTELRAPADGFIVFPNPAALPGNEWFYFAQRSSRPLRP; encoded by the coding sequence ATGAACCAGAACACCCTGCGCACCCACAGCTTCCGCGCGCTGCAACCCGGCAAGCGCCTGATCGTGCTCGGCGCCGTGCACGGCAACGAGACCTGCGGCACCCGCGCCATCGAGCGCATCCTGCCCGAGCTCGACAGCGGCGCACTCAAGATCGTGCGCGGCAGCGTGACCTTCGTGCCGGTGACCAACCCGCTCGCCTACTCGAAAGGCCAGCGTGCCGGTGACCGCAACCTCAACCGCAACCTGCGGCCCAACGCCCAGCCGCAGGACTACGAGGACCGCATCGCCAACGCGCTGTGCCCCCTGCTCGCCGAGCACGAGGTGCTGCTGGACCTGCACTCCTTCCACACCAGTGGCGAGCCTTTCGCAATGATTGGCCCGGCCGACAACAACGGGCCGCTCGAGCCGTTCTCGCACGCTGCCGAAGAAGAAGCGCTCGCGCTGCGCCTCGGCCCGCGCCGCATCGTCGAAGGCTGGCTCGACACCTACGCCGCGGGCGTCAAGAACCGCCTGCAGCGCAGCGCCCCCAGCCAGCGTGCGCAGATGCTCAGCACCGACCCGAGCTACGGCGTGGGCACCACCGAATACATGCGCACGCAGGGCGGCTACGCGATCACGCTCGAATGCGGCCAGCACCAGGACCCGAAGGCGCCCGAGGTGGGCTACCGCGCGATCCGTGCGACGCTGGCGCAGCTGGGCCTGGTGGACGAAGCCCCACCTCCCGCGCGCACCGACATCGAGTTCCTGCGCTTGGCCGAGGTGACCGACCTGCACGACCCCGGAGACCGTTTCGCGAAGGCCTGGGCCAGCTACGACCCGCTGCGCGCGGGTGAGCTGATCGGCTCGCGGGCCGACGGCACGGAATTGCGCGCGCCGGCCGATGGGTTCATCGTGTTTCCGAACCCCGCGGCCCTCCCGGGCAACGAGTGGTTCTACTTTGCGCAGCGGAGCTCGCGCCCGCTGCGCCCCTGA